Within the Rosa rugosa chromosome 2, drRosRugo1.1, whole genome shotgun sequence genome, the region TATGGATAATAGACACATATTGATCTTTACATTCACTAATTTAAATACCATTTTTAAGAACCTCTAAAGTGAATGGCATAATAAAATTCATTTTAGATGAGAATTAAACAAAGTTGCAATCTAGTCACAGAAGCAAAGTAATGAAACAATTATGTGCAGTTTTATGTAATGTCTGAAAATATAAGTTaggaattttgaatttttgcttTGTGTAATGAAACGTACAATTATGTTCTGGGCATATCAGCAGCTCACTTTGTGGCTTTCTCCTCATTTGCTCGAGCATGAGGGGCATGAGGCATAATAGCCTCATTTGCTTGAAGCATGTGGGGCATGCTGCATAATACCAACCATCTTCATAGACGAACCTGGTCAATGTAGCTCTGCAAAAGACCAATTTGTCCTGAAATGTAAAACACCGTGTATTTAGCATTGAGATATATAGGATAATAGGAATGTGAATACATACTTGTTTAAATCAGATGACAATAAGGAATGTTAAATTGGGAATATTATGTAAGgaacaaatgaaaaaagaagGTAGTTGAAAGGTGCTGATGGCACAAATAAGCAGCtcaaaaaaatggaaaattaaaaattacacgatggaaataaaaaaaaatggtaatCAAATATCTTTAAGTTACTTTCTTCTACTTTctcagaagaaaaaagaattgaatATAAATGAAATGTGAAATTTCACAAATTGTATGGCAGCAGCCAATAAGCTGAAAACTTCAGGAGACTACAACATATTTTTATCAAATCTGGTGCACCATCATTAACAATCAGACGCAAAATGAAGTATATTAACAGAGCAATTACCTAAGCAGGAAACTTTGACCACAAATGAATCTAATTTTCACCACAATGAACCAAGTATAAAACTTGATGAAGTTTGCTTTATTAGAGGCAGAATTAATTTCTATAAAGTCTGTCAAAGCATGCCCAAAACAGCTGTTTTCCCGAAAAAATAACCATGTCACTGCATCAATGCAAAAACAGATATAGTGTATATACTATATAAGAAGTAAAAGTGCAAACCATCAGATCAAATTGCATTTGATAAAGGTTTTACTTGTGTTCTGCACAGATCAATAGAAAACTAAGCACTTGGGTAAAGGGAATGCTGAAAAGGTGTATCATGCATCTTACAATTTTTTCAATTACACACAGGAAAGTGTTCTACATAAAGTTGTGTCTCACCATTTCCCAACAACTTAGAGCTCACAGTTAATCACATGCACATTGTTTAAACATATCCTCCTAGAAAACTACTTGACATCCGGGAAATTTACAGGTTCCAAAATTAACAAGAAGTGATATATTTCTAATATTAACTACTTGCAAGTTAAAGCAGTAGATGTAAAGTACATTAGTCTAAAGACTTAAACAAAGGAAACTATGAGCATTAAGTAATTAACAGTTGAGATTGTCCACCACATATAAGTGGGATTAAGGATGTTTGATTCCGACAGTCTTTTTCTCCACAGCTTCCAACTCCTTAGGACTCATGGGTTGCTTGGGCAGAGGTGACAGGATGAGGAAATCATAATCAATTATCCGAAAATATTTTAAGAACTGCGATTTATCTTTAGCGAGTGAGGGTGGGTTTGGCTTATACTTTTGAAAGGAGGCTCTCCATTCTTCCCCTGTAtccttcttctctctctgtgTCGACCGTCGAGCGAATGAGTGTAACAGAGAGATCGAGCGTAGGTGGTGGCTTAACAAACCCGTAGGTGGCAGAGGCAAATGAGTGTAATTTAATTGGGgggaggggtaaaatggtaaaaTCACTCAGACTGGTTACTATTCATTTGGTGCTAGACGTCGAACTCGATCcccaaaaaaaaagtgagtTGGACTCTCTCATATGACCCAGAACTTGTCATCCCTTTTCATATATGGGCCAATCGAATGTGGGCATAACAACATAcagaaaacaacaacaaaaacaacccCCCTGTGCGCTAAACAATTGAAAACAATGGCACCTTAATTTAACCGTATTTCAAGTTTCATTGTTACACACTCGGATCGATCCAATATTTTGTCCTCCAGTCAATAATATATGCACTTCAAATTAAACTATACGGCCTCTTTTCTTGTTTACATCATAACGACCTTGTATATAACAATGTTGCTACAATGTGAAACAAAATATTTGCAACACCGATCAGTCATAACCCCAAAATCAAATTACACAATTCTTATCCCTTTGTCATGGCTTCTCACAGGGGCTGGAAAATCTGTGCTACTGTTACTGGCATTCTCTTCATCACCATCTTAGTGGTCTTAGTCGTTCTGTTCCTTACAGTCTTGAAGATCAAAGAACCTGACATTGTGGCGAGGCCGGTTAACCTAGAAAGCTATGAAGTGGTGGTCTTTCCGGCGATAAAGTTTAATGTATCGGTCGGAATTTTGATCACAGTGAAGAATCGAAACTATGGAAGCTTCAAGTATGACAATAGCACAGCTCTTATCAGTTATCGTGACAAAGTTATCGCTGTAACTCCACTGAAAGATGGTACGATCCCATCTCATAAGAAGTATAACATCACGGCTTCTATGGATATATTAGCAGACAAACTGCTATTTGATTCAAACTTCCTAAGAGACTTGCGTGCCGGGGTACTCAATTTTACTTCACACACCACAGTGCATGGGAAGGGGAGCTTGTTGAAGATCTTTCATAAAAAGGCTACTAGTAAGACCGATTGTAACATCTCTATCATTGTTGCATCTCAGAGCGTCGATTCCGCTTGCACAACCTCGATCAAGTTTTAGTAATGTTTATTTGGTTGGTATGAATATCTATGCAGTTTAACAATATGTTATCCATCGTATTGTTATTCTTGATTACATATAACTTGCAAAATAGATGGTTAATAGGCTTAACAATACTATTTGAATTTGAGCACTATTATTCATCTTGAGCAATGCATTTATTTTCTGGCCTTTGTTTTTAGGATTTTCTGATGTCCATTCACCCAATTCTTGCCATAGGAGTAAAGGAAGTTGTTGTATTGctttcaattttcattattAGATGAATTCCTAATATAAAATATGGTGTAAATTTATTCCAAAGCACCTATCTTTCAACTCCCACGCTGTAGTCCATTTAGATTCTCACAACTTCAAGAACCGTACGACCTAAATCAACCTACTAAGTTGATCGAACAATATTGCACACTTTGTAAATTATGTGTAAATATTAATGCAGAACAACGTTATTGAAAATTTCAAGTACatgatatatatagatatatatattggaATATTTATTTCTTGGGAGATCTGTTGCTTGCTTTTATACAAGCTAGCCTATAatgatcaatatatatatattttctgtaGCAAGCAgatcaaagaagaaaaggatTTTCATTAATGTAGCTAGGCCCCAGTTGATCAATGACATGTGCTTTACACAAACATCAAATCAAAAAGAAATTTTTGTGACCCACCATATTTCTTTTTTCTGAATGAGAAATGTAAATATTGAATGCAAATGCCATTGAGTTGAATATATAATATGGTGGGCGAACATTTAAAACAAGCATAATGAATTCATTCAATGTTGTTCAATTCATAAATACTTGTGTGCTACATTGTCAACAAATGACCTGCCACAGCTAGCGTATATATGCTATACATGATAAATTAATCGATCCATCCTACATTTTCTGAAAGTGTTCTAATTGCTCGAGTCTAGGTTATTCTTAACTCGATAATATAAAATgagcttaaactcctttaaagCATGCATGCATTATGCGCGTTTGATAATAGGCTCAAGCTGCTTGAGCCCTAATTacatattttcttctttattccAAGCTATAAAAAGTATTAATTACGAGGGATCCGGATTTGAGCCAATTCCTGTCCTTGGTTATCCTTGGCTTTAAATCCCATGCGTCCGCTCAATATTTAAAGGTGGATTAGTGCTCCACGTCAGCGTACAACACTAAAAAGATGACCAAAATTGACTTTTCAAGACCACAAGACGTTCATTTCTCTATTTTCTCCGTTTATCTCTTCTCCTTCATTGTTCCCAACCTTTCTTCTCTCTAATCTTTCACGTCAACAACACGAGGCTTCATCAACAGAAGTACAGAACCGACTGCACCCACCCAAAAACTACCACTATTAACATCCAAATTAACCCTCTTCTGTAGAACCTTCTATAGAATCCAATAGCTTAATCTTACACCAAAAATTGATAACTAGCTATAATCTCGAATTCTGTTTCAATTTCTTAAACTCAGTCTCATTCAACTTAAATATGAAATCACAACTAACCATCTACCCTAACCCTTTTATAGAGTCCAATAGCAACCCAATAATAGCTTAATATATCATGCTAGATTATAAAGTAAAGAAATTTGAAACCCCAAACTGAATGTAGAAAAATCGAACCTGGTGGTCAGAAAAATCCAATAGCTGCAGGTATATATGAATGCTGGGTATCAAGAAAAATTTTCAATTCGATTGAACATTTGGAGGAAATTGAAACGAATTGAAGCTGCCTCCTTGGTCTCATTCGCAGATCTAAGTTGCTGACAGAACTGATATACATGAACGCCGAACACTCATCTGAATACTCCTTCCTTTACGtgtatttttcaattttttctaaAACAAAATGGGTTAGAATCTTCTATCAAGatttgctgttttttttttttttttttttcggtgtTGTTGCATATATAGATTTACACCCATTGCTGTGCAATCAAATACGGAAATCTGGAGTTACTTGAATAGGCCACCTTATGATGATAATAACGAGATATAAAGGGAGCGAAACCAAGGAGAAGAGGTAGCAACTACTTTGATGTGATTGCAACTTGATTACTCTAGTTGTTGATGATGAAATTGGCAGAACTCTCGACGTGAAGGAGAAGATGCAGATGAAGAGATGACGAAGAAGATAACGGaagaaatattaaaacaaaCGGATTGTATTGAAAATCGAAACTTTAATAGTTAAGTGATGATGTGGAGCACTAATCCACCTTTAAATATTGAATGAACGCATAGGATTTAAAGGAAAGGATAACCAAAGACAGGAATGAGCCAAGGCGGGTATGAGACTCCTAAGAAAAAGGCGGGTATGTATTTAGGATCCCGGCCCCCCAAGTGGATGATTCTACATTTTTCTCCTAGTAGCTAGCTAGGTtggaaaataaggaaaaagataaAATGATGAGAGACGAATTAAGAAACACTATCCCACTTCTCCTTCTGTCATTCATTATACCAAACATaccatctttttctttctttccaagtTTCCATTGTTTTTCATCTACATTGAGCAAATAAATATAAGGGTGAAGTTAATGACCATGCTCAAATTCGAGTCATGAATTAAAGGGCATAATCAAGTTATGGCCTGTGATGAGAAGGGCGATtgtgtttcaactttcaacgagaaaaagctcaatttcaaacaaGGGTAACAActtttgttcctttttcttCCCTGGGATAAAAGGTCGGTGTCCTTAAGTCTGCCCTAAAGTTAAAAGGTACAAATGACTGTGAAGGACACGATCGATCACCTTCTGTTTTGCTttcacagaaagaagaaaaggtaGTAAATTCTTGAAAATGATtacccacaaaaaaaaataataataatgaggGCTAGCTTTTCCTTGATTGTTGACATCAATAACGTAATCATGGTACTACTGAATAATACATTAATATGTTTCACATTACTTATAAAAGTGCGATGATTTGATGCATCCCAGTTAGATGTT harbors:
- the LOC133731441 gene encoding uncharacterized protein LOC133731441 codes for the protein MHDTPFQHSLYPMTWLFFRENSCFGHALTDFIEINSASNKANFIKFYTWFIVVKIRFICGQSFLLRATLTRFVYEDGWYYAACPTCFKQMRLLCLMPLMLEQMRRKPQMAAHLIQKQMNCSSTQERHQQQMNQLMTHLKKRGRVIGAKYKYRIFW
- the LOC133731442 gene encoding late embryogenesis abundant protein At1g64065-like; protein product: MASHRGWKICATVTGILFITILVVLVVLFLTVLKIKEPDIVARPVNLESYEVVVFPAIKFNVSVGILITVKNRNYGSFKYDNSTALISYRDKVIAVTPLKDGTIPSHKKYNITASMDILADKLLFDSNFLRDLRAGVLNFTSHTTVHGKGSLLKIFHKKATSKTDCNISIIVASQSVDSACTTSIKF